The genomic window TGGACGGGGACACAGCGGCCGTCTTCGTGGAGCCCGTCCAGGGAGAGGGCGGTGTCTATCCTCTCGCCCCCGGACTGGGCGCCCGGATAACGGAAGCCTGCCGGGAAACCGGGGCCCTCCTTGTCTGCGACGAAATCCAGAGCGGGTGGGGACGGTGCGGCAATTTCACCGCCTCTCCCGGCGCGGGTCTCGATCCCGACATTCTCTGCTTCGCCAAGGGCGTAGCAGGAGGGCTCCCGGCAGGACTGACCCTGTGGAAACGGGAGCTGGGAGATTTCCCCCCGTCGGGCCACGGCTCCACCTACGGGGGCGGCCCCCTCGCCGCGGCGATGGCGGACGCTTCGCTGAAGCTGCTGAAGGACGAAGGGTACCCTGCGAAGGCGGAAACCCTGGGAGCCTATTTCCGGAACCTCCTTTCGGCAATCGGCTCCCCCCTCGTCGCGGAGGTCCGGGGACGGGGGCTTCTCAACGGCGTGGAGCTCCGGGGAAAGGCTGTTCCGGTGGTGAAGCGCCTGCAGGAAAAAGGGCTCCTGGCCCTTCCCGCGGGACCGTCGGTGGTCCGGTTCCTTGCCCCCTTCACCGCGGAAAGGAACGATTTCGACCGGGCGGCGGCCCTCTTTGCCGAAACCCTGGAGGAGGGAGCGGAATGACCGCCCCGGTGTCCGTTCTTTCCCGGCTGGTGTCCATTCCGAGCACGAGCGGCCGGGAGGAGGCTGCCTGCTCCTACCTCGCCGGAGTTCTGCCCTCCCTCGGGTGGGAGCGGGTCGAGACGGACGGCTCGGGGAGCGTGGTGGCCCGGCGGGGCAGAGGCCCGAAGGAGCTGGTGCTCCTCGGGCACATCGACACCGTGCCCGGAGGTCCGGAACACCGCCTTGAAGGGGACGTTCTCTGGGGGCGGGGAACGGTGGACGCCAAGGGTCCCCTGTGCGCCTTCGCGGCGGCGGGCGGGCGGGTTTTCCTCCCCGGGGACTGGACCGTCACCCTCGTGGCCGCCACCGGGGAGGAGGCCGACTCCCGGGGCGCCCTTCACCGGATTCCCAGGCACCGTCCAGCCGCCTGCATCATCGGGGAACCCTCCGGAACGGACGGGGTGACCATCGGCTACCGGGGCAGCCTCCGGGCGGTGCTCGCCGCCTCCGACGGAGGAGCCCACAGGAGCGGCGACGCGGGGCCCATTACAGGGGTCCTCCGGTGCGCCGCCGACATCCTGGACCTGGTGGACAGCCTGGACGACCCCGCGCTGCCGGTCATCCGCCGCCCCTCAGGCGCCGTGGTCTCCATGGAGGGAAGGGAACAGGGGGAGCGGTCCGGAACGGCGGAGCTCGACATCCGCCTTCCCGAGGGCAGCAGCCCTGAGGAGTGGATGGAGTTGCTCCGGGGGGCCGCCGCACGGCGGGGGGTGTCCATTTCGTTCCGGGGCGTGACGCCGCCCCACGTGGAGGACAAGAACAACCCCGTGGCCCGGGCCCTCCGCCTGGCCATCAGGAAAAACGGGAATGCGCCCCGGGTCCTGGCCAAGGGAGGCACGGCGGACTTCAACCTCGCGGCGGCGTGGAACTGCCCCATAGCAGCCTACGGGCCCGGCGACAGCAAACTGGACCATACGTCCGAAGAACGGATCTCCCTTGCCGATTTCTCTGCCTCCGTGGCGGTCCTCGACGGGGCCCTTCCCCTCATACTGGCAGGATAAAAAAACCGGAGGGGCTTTCGCTCCCTCCGGTTCCGTTGTGCCGGAAATGGGGATCAGAAGACGGCGTAGTCGGCGTCCTTCGGGTCGGCGATGAACATGTGCCCCGGCGCGTGGGTGATGCAGAAGGGGGGCTTCACATCCATGATGGCGGCCTGGGGCGTGCAGCCGCAGGCCCAGAAGACGGGCACCTCTCCCGGGTTGATGTCCACTGGGTCGCCCATGTCGGGCTTGTTCACGTCGGCGATGCCGATGAGAGACGGATCACCGATGTGGACGGGTGACCCGTGGACCGCCGGGAAGCGTCCCGTGCACAGGACCGCCTTGGGAACCTGGGCGGCGGGGATGGGGCGCATGCTCACCACCATGGGGCCCTTCAGGGCTCCGGCGGGGGCGCACTGGATGTTGGTGATGTACATGGGAACGTTCCGGTTCTGCTCGATGTGGCGCACCGGAATGCCCGCCTCGAGCAGGGCCCCCTCGAAGGAGAAGGAGCACCCCAGGAGGAAGCCCACCAGGTCGTCCCTCCAGTATTTCTTCACGTCCGTGGGTTCCTCGACGCACTCGCCGTTCACCCACACCCGGTACCGGGGAAGGTCCGTGGAGAGATCGGCCCCCGGGGCCACAATCTTCGGCTCGGGATTTCCCGGCTCGGTGACGTCCAGGATGGGACAGGGTTTCGGGTTCCTCTGGGCGAAGACGAGGAAATCGTAGGCCAGGTCTTTGGGCAGGATCACCAGGTTCCCCTGGACGTGTCCCTTGCACATGCCCGGTGTGGGGAGAGTCCACTTTCCCTCCCGGATCATCTGCCGGACTTCCCTGGGCGAAACGCCGGCGTAGTCGAAGGCCTTCATCCCTTCAGCACCTCCCGTATTTTTCTCACTTCCACCCCGTTCTCCTCAAGGGCTTTCCGGATATGACGGGCCATCTCCACCGCCGCGGGGTTATCTCCGTGGAGGCAGATGGAATGGGCCGTGAGGTGGATGTCCTTTCCTTCCGCAGAGCGGATGACCCCCTCCTTCACGAGACGCACCATGCGCCCCCCCGCTTCCTTCAGGTCGTGGACGAAGGCACCGGGTTTGCTTCTCGGGACGAGGGAGCCGTCGTCCATGTACCCCCGGTCCGCGAAGGCCTCGGCGGCATACAGGACTCCCTCTTCGGCGGCTGCCTGCTCGAAGAGGGAGTTGGCCAGGCCGAGGAGAATGAGGTCTCCCCCGGCGTCCTTCGTCGCCCGGGCAATGGCCTTCGCCAGGGCAAGGTCCTTGGCCGCCTGGTTGTACAGGGCCCCGTGGGCCTTGACGTGCTCCAGGGGCACTCCCTGGGCCGCGCAGACCGCCTGGAGGGCGCCTATCTGGTAGAGGGTATAGGCATAGGCTTCGTCGGGCGTGACGGCCATGGTGCGCCGCCCGAACCCCTGGAGATCGGGATGCCCGGGGTGGGCTCCCACGGCCACGCCGGCCGCTTTCGCGGCCTTCACCGTTTTGATCATCACTTCCGCGTCCCCCGCGTGGAAACCGCAGGCCACGTTGGCGGAACAGACGCTTTCCATGACCTCGGCGTCCATGCCCATCTTCCACGGGCCGAAGCTCTCGCCGAGGTCGCTGTTCAGGTCAATTCTTGACATCATTCCACCTCCTGGATCTCTTCCCACGAAATTCTGTGCTCCTCGCCGTCCACCCGGATCAGCGCTTCACCCCGGGAAGGAAGGTCCGGCTCCGCCGTCGGCAGCGGGACGGTCTCCCCGGGAGCGGACCGCCACGCGGCCCTCAGGCGGCGCATTTCGTCCCGTTTCCCCGCCTCTTCCCGGGCGAGGGCCAGAGCATCGTCGAGGGATATTTTGTGAAAGCGGACCTTCTGCCCCGGAAGGCGCTGGGACAGGGCGGCGATGTCCACCGAGCAGACCACGCCGATCTTGGTGTACCCTCCCGTGGTCTGCCTGTCCGCCAGCATGACGATGGGCTGCCCGTGGCCCGGCACCTGCACCGCACCGAGAGGAATGGCGTCGGAGATGATGTCCGCCGCCCCCGTGTGCTCGATCTCGGGGCCGTCCATGCGGTATCCCATCCTGTCGGCACTGTTTGAGACTGCGTAATCCGACCCGTAAAAAGTCTCTTTTCCTTTCTCCGTGAAGAGGTCATCCTGGGGGCCGGGAACGACCCGAAGGGGAGCGTCGGGCAAATAGCAGGGCCGCAGCGCCTCCGGGCACACGAGCCCCTCGCACTTTCTCCACAGGGGCAGGGGTTCGCCGCAGCGGACGATATCTCCCTTTTTCAGGGCACGGCCCTGGAAGCCCCCGACCCTGGCCCTGGTATAGGTGGACCTGCTCTCCATGACGGGAGGCACGTCCACTCCTCCTGAAAGACAAAGGTATGCGCGGCACCCGGACCGGGGCCCGGAAAAGGACAGAACGTCCCCCGCGCCCACGGCGACAGCGGTCCACATGGGGGCTGGCCGGCCGTTGACCTGGAAGCCGAGGTCCGCCCCCGTCACGGCAGCCATTCCCTCCCCTTCCGCCACGAAGAGAGTCGGCCCGAGGAGGGTCACCTCGAGGGCCCCCTCGTTCTCTTCATTTCCCGCAAGGATGTTTCCCAACCTGAAGGACGGAAGGTCCATGGCTCCCGCCACGGGCATTCCCTTTCCCTGGTATCCCCACCTGCCGCCGTCCTGTACGGTGGTGAGCATGCCGGGAAGCCTGCATTCCAGTACCAGGGCGCTCATGACGACGCCTCCTCTTCCTCGAGGATGACGGGACGGTAGCTCCCTTTCTCTGACGCCGCCTCGATTTCGTCGAATTCCGGCTTTTCAATGGGGCGGAACCGTATCCACATGCCGGCCTCGAGGAAAATGGGCGGATCCCTGTCGGGGTCGAACAGGCGCATGGGTGTCCTGCCGATGAGCCTCCACCCTCCGGGACTCGCTATGGAATAGATGCCGGTCTGCTTTCCGCCGATGGCCACAGCCCCCGCCGGGATGACCTCCCGGGGGTTCTTCAGCCGGGGCGTTTCCAGAGCCGGATCCATGCCGCCGAGATAGGGAAAACCGGGGGTGAACCCCAGCATGAAGCAGTAGCAGTCCAGCCCCGAATGACGTTTGACGACCTCCTCCGGTGAAAACCCGGTGTGTTTGGCCACGTCGCCGAGGTCGGGCCCCCATTCTTCCCCGTAGAGGGTAGGCACCACGATGGTACGCCGCTTTTCATGGCCTGCGGCCGATTCCTCTTTCCGGCACAGTTCCCCGAGCTTTGAGTACAGCCGCTTCACATCCGTCGTCACCGGGTCGAAGTACACCGCCAGGGAACGGTACGTGGGAACAGCGTCAAGCACTCCGGGAAAACCGAGCCTCATCACGTCGCTCCCGAGAGCGGCGGCCCGGGTGTTGATCTCCATATCGATGGAGTCGCCGAATTCCGCCACGACGCATCCGTCGCCGGCCGTCAGGATTCTCGGATATTTTCTTTCCTCCACTCGAACACCTCCTCCGGCCCCGTATATCATCCGGCCGCTACTGGAACAGCTTCACTATTCCCGCGAAGGAGTTGAAGCCCATCCAGGCGGTGAAGACCACTATGACCCATCCGAGGGCAGTCATCCACATGGGGTGGACGTAGTCCTTCACCACGTCTTTCTTGTAGGCCGCAAGGAGCACGCAGCTCAGGGACAGGGGAAGGATGAGGCCGTTGAGGGATCCGGCCACGATCAGGAGCCGCACCGGACGGCCGACGATGGTCAGGATGGACGTGGAGGCGATGATGAATCCGATGATCCAGAACCGGTAGTACTTGTCGACGAAACCGAACAGCGTACGGAGGAAGGAGACGGAGGTGTAGGAAGCGCCGACCACGGAGGTGATGGCTGCCGCCCAGAGAACCACTCCGGCGATCCTGTACCCGAGAGGCCCGGCGCCGATCTGGAATGCCGACGCCACGGGATTTGTCATGTCGATCTCCGTTCCGAGAAGAACCACGCCGAGGAAGGCGAGGAACAGAAGGTAGCGCATGACGCCGGTGATGACGATGCCGTTGATGGACCCCTTGCTGATCTGCCCGATATGTTCCTTTCCGGTGATCCCGGCGTCAATGATCCTGTGGGCGCCGGAGAAGGAAATGTAGCCGCCCACGGTTCCGCCCACGAGGGTCAGCACCACGAGCCATTTATACTCCTTCAGGAGGCTGAAATTCGTGAAGGGCTTCACCATTTCGTTCACCGTCTCCATGACGGGAGGTTTCGTGACGAACACCACGTAGAACACCAGGGCGAGCATGAGGAATCCGAGGATCTGGGTGAACTTGTCCATGGCCTTGCCGAGGTCCTTCCAGAGGAAGATGGTGATGGCGATGGCAGCGCTGATGACGGCACCCACCATCTGCTCCGTCCCGAAGAGCACCTGGAAGCCGAGAGCCGCGCCGCCCACGTTGCCCACGTTGAACGCCAGTCCGCCGAGGGCCACCGCGAAGGCAAGGAAGTAGCCAAGTCCCGGAAGAACCTTGTTGGCCACGTCCTGGCCCCGCATTCCGGAAACGGCGAGAATACGCCAGATGTTGAGCTGCACCACGATGTCAATGAGGACCGAGAGGAGAATGGCAAAGGCAAAAACCGCTTTCAGTTCATTAGTGAACGAAATCGTCTGGGTGAGGAACCCCGGCCCGATGGCCGAAGTGGCCATGAGGAACGCGGCACCCATAAGCACGCTGAGAGTCTCACTTCTGCTTCTTTCCTGCGTCTTGCCCAAGTCTGTCATACCGACACCTCCATAAGATATGGTAAAAATATGTTTGATGCAGCAGGCTTATTATACGTGATTTTCAAATAAGGGGAAGAAGAGTAATTTTTCACGATTTTTCCTGACCAAAAGATCACTTTTCCGGAAGAAAAGAGGGAGGGAAATGAAACCGTTACGCCGCCGTTGCATTTCTTTGCTACAATAACCCTGGAAACAGGTTCGGGAAGGGAGTCCTGACCATGATGCGCCGCGCCCTGTGGCTTTCGGGAGGCATCTGCTGGTTTGCCTACGTTCTGGCGCCTCTTGCCCTTATTCTTGTCGGATCTTTCGGCGAGAAGTGGTTCGGCACGTTGCTGCCCACCGGCTTCACCCTTAAGTGGTATGCCGATCTGTTCTCCAAAACCATGTACGTCCGGGCCATGGGGATGAGCCTCCTCGTTGCCTGCCTTACCGTTTTCACTAACGCACTCGTGGGTATATGTTCCGTCTACGCTGTGTCCGTCCTCGGTAAAAAATGGCTCCGGCGGGCCTTCGACTTCGTTATCCTGCTCCCCATCGCCATTCCTCCCGTAGTCATGGGACTCGGCCTCGTCCAGGGCTTCAACTGGCCCTCCTTTTCCCTGGTGGGCACATGGCAGCTTCTCCTGGGCGCCCACCTCGTGTACACCCTTCCCTTCATGCTCCGCCCCCTTATGGCCAACATGGACATGCTGAACTGGAACATTCTGGAGGAAGCGGGTACGTCCCTCGGGGCAACGCCTTTCTTCCTCGCGACCCGTATCCTTGTGCCCAACCTCGTCCCCGGGCTTCTCTCGGGGGCCATCATGACCTTTGCCATGTCCCTCGGGGAATTCCAGCTTGCGGTCATGGTCACCGGCTCCGCAAGCCAGACCTACCCGGTGGTTCTCTACCAGGCATTTTACGTGAGCACCGGTTTTGCCTGCGCTGCCACCACCCTGCTGGTCTTCTTCAGCATCCTGAGCCTCGGCGCTGTTATTTTCCTCGGGAGGCTGTTCGGCACCAGGAGCGCGGGGATGGCGGTATAAAATGACAATCACGGAAAGGAGATCATCCGGAATGGATCGAGCCCCCGTTATTTCGGTCATCGGAACATCCACAGCGTCTCCGGAAATTTACGAACTGGCCCGGGAAGTGGGACGGCTCCTTGCCGGGGCAGGATGCACCGTGGTATGCGGCGGAAGGGGCGGCGTCATGGAAGGCGTCTGCCGGGGCGTTTCCGAACGGGGCGGAATATCTGTCGGCCTTCTTCCGGGAGATATCCGGGAGGCGAATCCCTACGTCACAATCCCCCTGTCGACGGGCCTGGGGGAAGTGCGGAATTTTGCCGTGGCCTCCGCCGGAGAAGCTGTCATATCCATCGGAGGCGCTTTCGGCACCCTTTCAGAGATAGGATTCGCCCTGAGATCCGGAAAACCAGTCATCGGCCTGAAAACCTGGCGGATCTCCGAGGACGGAAAGTCTCCGACACCTATGATCGAGGCATCCACCGCATGGGAAGCTGTCCGGCTGGCCCTTGAAAAAACGGGGAGGGATTTCCATGGCCGGGGTTGAACTGAGAGCAGTCAGCAAGCGCTTCGGAAAGACCTACGCCGTCCGGAACGTCTCCCTCTCCGTGGACAAGGGTGAGTTTCTCTCCCTTGTCGGGCCCTCGGGCTGCGGGAAAACAACGACACTCCGCCTGGTGGCAGGCTTTCTCTCCCCGGACGAAGGCGAAGTGCTGCTGGACGGAGAATCCATGGGCGGGGTGGGAGTCCGGCAGCGGCAGGTCGGCATCGTCTTCCAGAACTATGCCCTTTTCCCCAACCTCACCGTGTTCGAAAACGTGGCCTTCGGTCTCCGGACCAGAAAAACGCCGGAGGATGTGCTGCGCCCCAGGGTGGAAGAACTCCTTTCCATGGTAGGACTCGACCGGCGGGCCTCCGCCTGGCCCCGGGAGCTTTCGGGCGGCCAGCAGCAGCGGGTTGCCCTCGCACGGGCCCTGGCCATCACGCCGAAGGTCCTCCTCCTGGACGAGCCTTTGTCGGCCCTGGACGCGAAAGTCCGGAACTCCCTGCGGTTCGAGATAAAAAGGATCCAGAGAGAGAGCGGCATCACCACGATCTACGTGACCCACGACCAGGAAGAGGCCCTCTCAATATCGGACCGGGTGGCCCTGATGAACGACGGCCGGATCGAGCAGACCGGTTCCCCCCGGGACATTTACCTGCGGCCGGCGAACTCCTTCGTCGCCGATTTCGTAGGGGTCAACAACCTTCTGGGGGGAGAATATCTCGGCGGCGGCAGGTTCAGGTGGAGGGAAAGGATCCTGTCGGTGGAGAATGCCCCCCTTCCCCAGGGCCCCTGTTCACTCATGATACGGCCGGAGCGTATTTCCGTCGCCTCCCGTGGTGCCTCCTCAGGGGACGGCAATATCCTTCCGGGGAGAGTGACCGGAAAGGTGTTCCTCGGTCCCCTTCTTCGCCTCGCCGTGGACGTGGAAGGAGAACAGATACTTGTGGACCTCCTCAACACGGAACTGGAACCTCCTGCCCTTGATGATGCCGTAAGACTCCGTTTTTCCCCCGATGACGGACGGCCTGTGGCAGGGCGGTAAAATTCCGGGGCGGCACGGCTGAAAATCCTGGCTGCCCCGATAAAACGGCAGAAAATAAATAATCTCACGTTTCGGGAGGGAAAGGCAATGAGAAAGAATGCGTGGAAAGCGGCATTGGCACTGATTGCGGTCCTCCTTCTCGCGGGGGTCTGCCTCGCGGAAGAGCTCTATCCGGGAGAAAACGCCCTCGCGGAGGCCGCTAAGAAGGAAAAGGGGCTCAACAGCTACGACACCGGCCCCACGTGGGCAAACTGGCAGACCCTCTTCGACGGCTTCGAGAAACGGTACGGCATCCAGATCTCCTGGAACGACCTCGGCAGCGGGGCCACGGTCGTCCGGCTCGACAAGGAGCGGAACAATCCCCAGGGCGACACGGCCTACTACTTCATGCCGTCCGGGGACGCCGCCCGTGAAAAAGGCGTCACCGAACCCTTCAAGCCGGTGAATTTCGACCTCATTCCCGATGAACTGAAGGATCCCGAAGGGAACTGGTTCTGCATCCACAAGGCCACGGTGGTGTTCGTCATCAACAAGAACCTGGTGAAGGAGACTCCGAAGGGGTGGCAGGACCTTCTCGCTCCGAAGTACAGCAAGTCGGTGGTCTACCTCGATCCCCGGACCGCGGGCATCGGATACGCCATCGTCATCGCCACCACCTACGCCCACGGGGGCGACCTCGACCACCTCGACAAGGGCATCGACTACCTGGCCGCCCTGCAGAAATCGGGGAACGTCCGCATGATCGAGAAGACCACCGAGTTCGACAAGTTCGTCAAGGGCGAGATCCCCGTCTGGATCACCTATGACATGAACGCCTACCGGGCCCGGTACATCGCCGGTCTCGGCGACGCCATCGACATCGTCATCCCGGAGGAGGGCACCATTACCGCCCCCTACGCCATCAGCCTCGTCAAGGGCGGCCCCAATCCGAACGCGGGCAAGCTCTGGCTGAACTACATCCTTTCATCCGAAGGGCAGGGGCTCTTTGCCAAGGGGTTCGTCCGGCCCATTCTCCCCGGTTTTGAAATGCCCGCGGACGTGGCGGACAAGTTCCTCCCGGCCTCGGACTACGCCCGGGCGAAGGACGTGGACTGGGTGAAGGCCCAGAAGGTACAGAAAGAAGCTGCCGCACTGTGGGGCAGCAAAGTGCTTGGGGAGAACTAGCAATCATGGAGCGCCGGAGCGGTACATGGCTTTTGCTGCTGCCTCTCGCGGCGGTGCTGGGGCTGTTTCTGCTCTGGCCTCTTGCGCTCGTGCTGTGGGAGAGCCTCTTCATCGAGGGGAGGTTCTCCCTTGACAACTACCTCAGCCTCTTCGTCCGGAAGCTGTACAGGGAATCCCTGACCACGAGCCTCATCCTCTCGGCGAGCACGGCCGTCCTCGGAACTGCCGTCGGTCTGCCCCTGTCCTACTTCGTCCACAAGACCGGAGGACAGGCGAAGAATATTCTCCTTGCCCTCACGGCGGTTCCCCTGACCCTGAGCGGCCTCGTTGTCGGTTTCGCTTTCATAGTGCTCCTTGGGACCAGCGGTTTCATCACCATCATTCTCAGGGAGCTGTTCGGCATCAACCCCCTCGAGTTCTCCGCCTTCCTCTTCACGTGGCGGGGGCTCGTCATAGCCTATCTCTATTTCCTCATCCCCCGGATGATCCTCACCATGACGGCGGCGTGGAGCAACGCAAACTGGAGCCTCGTGGAGGCCGCAGTGTCCCTCGGGGCCGGGCCGGTCACAGTCCTGCGGAAAGTCCTCTTCCCCATGCTTGCCCCGGCCATCCTCGCCGGATCATCCCTGCTCTTCGCCGTGAGCATGGGGGCATTCGGCACGGCCTTCGCCCTCACGGGCACGGCCGTAAAAATACTTCCCCTCGTCATCTATACCCACGTTTCGGAACTGTCGGCAGACATCGCGAAAGCAGACGCCCTGGCCATCGTGCTGACGCTGGTGACCACTTGCGTCATTCTCGCCTACGAAAAATTCTTCACGTCTCCGTCTTCGGCACGGTAAGGGTCAGAACATCAGGCGAACGGCGGCGACAAAAGCCAGGGCGAGGACGATCTGGTTGAACCTCTCCTGGGAGATGCGCCTGACCATCCAGTAGCCAAGAAGGGCTCCGGCGGCAATGGACGGAAGGGCGAGCAGGTTGATCCTGAGGCTCTGGGCGTTGATGAGGCCCAGGCTGATGAAAAGAGGTACCTTCAGAAGGTTCATGGTGAAGAAAAACCATGCCGTGGTGGCGATGAACTGAAGCTTGGGAAGGCCCACGATGAGAAGGTAGAGGCTCATGACGGGGCCGGATGAGTTGGCCATGCCGGTCCCCATGCCGGCGAAGAAGCCGAACAGGGCCGTCAGGAACGGGGATGTCCGGGAAGGAAGGGATTCCCCAGAGGCGATTCTTTTGTTCTTCACGATCCGGGAGACCTGGTGCACCCCCAGCATGAGCAGCACCACTGCGCCGATGATGGGCTTGAGCTGCTCGTTGCTTACATGTCTCAGTATCAGGTATCCCGCTCCCAGCCCAAGGAAGGCGAAGGGCAGCAGGGTGAACAGCTGCCGCCTGTCCGTATGCTTCCAGAACTTCCCCACGGCGAAGATGTCGCCGAAAATCAGCATGGGGAGAAGAACCCCGACGGACATGCGGGCGGGAAGGGCCATGGCCATAAGGACAACAACGAGGATAGCGCTGCCCGGAACGGCCGTTTTGGCTATCCCGATGCCTGCCCCGACGGTGAGCACAATGGTCCAGGCCCATCCGGGGAGATCGAGCCCTGTAAACGAAGCGAGAAAATCCATGATATTCCTCCAAGTGTATGAAAATCAGGCAGCCTGTTGATTATATCCTACTTCGTGCCTCAGGAGGCCGGTCTTTATCCGGAAAGAAGACGTCCGTTCTCCGCGGGGATTTCCGGAGGAGCCCGGGAAACCGGGCCATGAGAAAAATCTGAATCAGCACTCTGAATAAACTCTCCGGACTGTTTGCAGAACAGTGGGGGGTGTGTTCGAGAGCCCTCCCTCACCACAGAGATGCGACCAATACGACGAAAAAGACGAAGAAAATCCACATCGAAATACAGTACGGTGAAAGCGGAATCACATCCTTCGCCGTGCTCCGGGCCAGAGTTGAGATTTTCCGCAAGGCGGGACTTCCTGGAATACTCTACAGCACCATAGGAGACGTATTATTCAAAGATTTTCGCGACTTTGAGCGTGTTCTTTCTCTTGTCCATTTCAATCTCGCCGAAAAAAGTACGACTAATTTGACAATAGCCATTTCTATAGCCTATCATACATATTATTTCTCGATGGACCGCATAAACGGTTTTTCAAACAGTCGCCTGCAAAGAAGATAATACTGTTTTTACGGCTCTATTCTGAACTAAACTTGCAGCTTCCCTGCAAATCCATCAGGCGTATCCGGACTTCGCGCCGGAAAGGAAAACTCATATGGAATACAGGTCTGCTTCATCTCATAAAGGAATTATTCTGTCAGTACGGGGAAGCGTTGTGGACATCCGCTTTGAAGAGGATATTCCCGGCATCTACACCATGCTTCGGACCGGAACTGAGGGAGAGGTCGTCATCGAGGTACTCTCCCAGCGAAGCGAGAAGGTCGTTCGGGGCATTGCCCTGACGCCCACACAGGGCCTCTCCCGGGGAATGCCCGTAGAGGATACGGGCAGGACACTTCAGGCTCCTGTGGGAAAGGGAATCCTTTCCCGGATGTTTGATGTCCTCGGCAACACCATTGATCGGGAAGGGCCACTTCCGGACGTTCAGTGGCGTTCTATTCACAATGATCCCCCTCCCCTGGCCCGCCGTTCGACAAAGTCAGAAATTTTCGAGACTGGGATCAAGGCCATCGACGTTCTCGTTCCCATGGAGCGGGGAGGGAAATCAGGTCTCTTCGGCGGCGCCGGAGTTGGGAAGACGGTTCTCCTCACGGAGCTCATCCACAATATGGTCGGCCGGGAGGAGGGTGTCAGCCTCTTCTGCGGAATCGGCGAACGGAGCCGGGAGGGGGAGGAACTCTACAGGGAGATGAAGGAGGCAGGAGTTCTTCCCAATATGGTGATGGTTTTCGGGCAGATGAACGAGCCCCCCGGGGCCCGGTTCCGGGTGGGTCATACCGCCCTCACCATGGCGGAGTATTTTCGGGACGACGAGCACCGGGACGTGCTGCTCCTCATAGACAACATTTTCCGCTTTATCCAGGCGGGCTCAGAGGTCTCGGGGCTGCTCGGGCAGATGCCCTCCCGCCTGGGCTATCAGCCCACCCTCGGGACGGAGCTTTCCAAGCTCGAGGAACGGATCGCCAACACAGACACGGGAGCCATCACCTCGATCCAGGCAGTCTATGTTCCGGCGGACGACTTCACCGACCCGGCGGCCGTCCACACGTTCTCCCATCTCTCTGCGTCCA from Aminivibrio pyruvatiphilus includes these protein-coding regions:
- the atpD gene encoding F0F1 ATP synthase subunit beta yields the protein MEYRSASSHKGIILSVRGSVVDIRFEEDIPGIYTMLRTGTEGEVVIEVLSQRSEKVVRGIALTPTQGLSRGMPVEDTGRTLQAPVGKGILSRMFDVLGNTIDREGPLPDVQWRSIHNDPPPLARRSTKSEIFETGIKAIDVLVPMERGGKSGLFGGAGVGKTVLLTELIHNMVGREEGVSLFCGIGERSREGEELYREMKEAGVLPNMVMVFGQMNEPPGARFRVGHTALTMAEYFRDDEHRDVLLLIDNIFRFIQAGSEVSGLLGQMPSRLGYQPTLGTELSKLEERIANTDTGAITSIQAVYVPADDFTDPAAVHTFSHLSASIVLSRKRASEGLYPAIDPLQSSSKMTTPGIVGERHYLLAQEIRKTLAQYAQLKDIIAMLGIEQLSVEDRNVVARARRIERFLTQPFFTTEQFTGMKGRLVSRDDALTGCERILNDEFTEYPENALYMIGSVDEANEKTRSVKTSGKSVPSPE
- a CDS encoding TIGR00725 family protein yields the protein MDRAPVISVIGTSTASPEIYELAREVGRLLAGAGCTVVCGGRGGVMEGVCRGVSERGGISVGLLPGDIREANPYVTIPLSTGLGEVRNFAVASAGEAVISIGGAFGTLSEIGFALRSGKPVIGLKTWRISEDGKSPTPMIEASTAWEAVRLALEKTGRDFHGRG
- a CDS encoding ABC transporter ATP-binding protein, which translates into the protein MAGVELRAVSKRFGKTYAVRNVSLSVDKGEFLSLVGPSGCGKTTTLRLVAGFLSPDEGEVLLDGESMGGVGVRQRQVGIVFQNYALFPNLTVFENVAFGLRTRKTPEDVLRPRVEELLSMVGLDRRASAWPRELSGGQQQRVALARALAITPKVLLLDEPLSALDAKVRNSLRFEIKRIQRESGITTIYVTHDQEEALSISDRVALMNDGRIEQTGSPRDIYLRPANSFVADFVGVNNLLGGEYLGGGRFRWRERILSVENAPLPQGPCSLMIRPERISVASRGASSGDGNILPGRVTGKVFLGPLLRLAVDVEGEQILVDLLNTELEPPALDDAVRLRFSPDDGRPVAGR
- a CDS encoding extracellular solute-binding protein — protein: MRKNAWKAALALIAVLLLAGVCLAEELYPGENALAEAAKKEKGLNSYDTGPTWANWQTLFDGFEKRYGIQISWNDLGSGATVVRLDKERNNPQGDTAYYFMPSGDAAREKGVTEPFKPVNFDLIPDELKDPEGNWFCIHKATVVFVINKNLVKETPKGWQDLLAPKYSKSVVYLDPRTAGIGYAIVIATTYAHGGDLDHLDKGIDYLAALQKSGNVRMIEKTTEFDKFVKGEIPVWITYDMNAYRARYIAGLGDAIDIVIPEEGTITAPYAISLVKGGPNPNAGKLWLNYILSSEGQGLFAKGFVRPILPGFEMPADVADKFLPASDYARAKDVDWVKAQKVQKEAAALWGSKVLGEN
- a CDS encoding ABC transporter permease yields the protein MMRRALWLSGGICWFAYVLAPLALILVGSFGEKWFGTLLPTGFTLKWYADLFSKTMYVRAMGMSLLVACLTVFTNALVGICSVYAVSVLGKKWLRRAFDFVILLPIAIPPVVMGLGLVQGFNWPSFSLVGTWQLLLGAHLVYTLPFMLRPLMANMDMLNWNILEEAGTSLGATPFFLATRILVPNLVPGLLSGAIMTFAMSLGEFQLAVMVTGSASQTYPVVLYQAFYVSTGFACAATTLLVFFSILSLGAVIFLGRLFGTRSAGMAV
- a CDS encoding sulfite exporter TauE/SafE family protein, which produces MDFLASFTGLDLPGWAWTIVLTVGAGIGIAKTAVPGSAILVVVLMAMALPARMSVGVLLPMLIFGDIFAVGKFWKHTDRRQLFTLLPFAFLGLGAGYLILRHVSNEQLKPIIGAVVLLMLGVHQVSRIVKNKRIASGESLPSRTSPFLTALFGFFAGMGTGMANSSGPVMSLYLLIVGLPKLQFIATTAWFFFTMNLLKVPLFISLGLINAQSLRINLLALPSIAAGALLGYWMVRRISQERFNQIVLALAFVAAVRLMF
- a CDS encoding ABC transporter permease produces the protein MERRSGTWLLLLPLAAVLGLFLLWPLALVLWESLFIEGRFSLDNYLSLFVRKLYRESLTTSLILSASTAVLGTAVGLPLSYFVHKTGGQAKNILLALTAVPLTLSGLVVGFAFIVLLGTSGFITIILRELFGINPLEFSAFLFTWRGLVIAYLYFLIPRMILTMTAAWSNANWSLVEAAVSLGAGPVTVLRKVLFPMLAPAILAGSSLLFAVSMGAFGTAFALTGTAVKILPLVIYTHVSELSADIAKADALAIVLTLVTTCVILAYEKFFTSPSSAR